A single window of Polaribacter sp. SA4-10 DNA harbors:
- a CDS encoding DUF3244 domain-containing protein codes for MKTTIKKSLVVVVFMLGTLINYANENVTSDNILDAKRVKVEFNAVKKGQTLTIKNNLGTTVYNQEIKTSGNYSRTFNLTALENGNYTAELDKDFEVIVKPFIVENGSVTFLEEKEGKVFKPLIRIEKELILISKIEFDNKPLKVTIYHENEILLSEKVEGENTLNRIYSLSKSPRGNYIIIINTNNSNYSKSFRI; via the coding sequence ATGAAAACAACAATTAAGAAAAGTTTAGTAGTAGTAGTATTTATGTTAGGAACATTAATTAACTACGCAAATGAGAACGTTACATCTGACAATATTTTAGATGCAAAAAGGGTTAAAGTAGAATTTAACGCTGTAAAAAAAGGCCAAACCTTAACCATTAAAAATAATTTAGGAACTACAGTTTATAACCAAGAAATTAAAACTTCTGGAAATTATTCAAGAACATTTAATTTAACTGCTTTAGAAAACGGAAATTATACAGCAGAGTTAGATAAAGATTTTGAAGTTATCGTTAAACCCTTTATTGTAGAGAATGGATCGGTTACTTTTTTAGAAGAAAAAGAAGGAAAAGTTTTTAAACCATTAATTAGAATAGAAAAAGAATTAATCTTAATTTCTAAAATTGAATTTGATAACAAGCCTTTAAAAGTAACTATTTATCACGAAAATGAAATCCTTCTTTCGGAAAAAGTAGAGGGAGAAAATACGTTAAATAGAATTTATAGTTTATCTAAAAGCCCAAGAGGAAATTATATAATAATTATTAATACGAATAACAGCAACTATTCTAAGAGTTTTAGAATATAA
- a CDS encoding enoyl-CoA hydratase/isomerase family protein, translating to MNFENILVEKNNGTARITINRPNKLNALNKATIKELNVAFGALEDNKSVKSIIITGSGDKAFVAGADISEFAHFSVDEGGELSRLGQTILFDYIENLSTPVIAAINGFALGGGLELAMACHFRIASDNAKMGLPEVSLGVIPGYGGTQRLPQLVGKGKAMELIMTAGMIAAEEAKDWGLVNHVTTQEELLPLAEKLASKINRNSSLAIGAAIRAVNANFEDGVNGFDTEIEEFGECFGTKDFKEGTTAFLEKRKPNFPGN from the coding sequence ATGAACTTTGAAAATATTTTAGTTGAAAAAAACAACGGAACTGCAAGAATAACAATTAATAGACCCAATAAATTAAACGCTTTAAATAAAGCAACTATTAAGGAGTTAAATGTAGCTTTTGGTGCTTTAGAAGATAACAAATCTGTAAAAAGTATAATTATTACTGGAAGTGGAGACAAAGCATTTGTTGCAGGTGCAGACATTTCTGAATTTGCTCATTTTTCTGTTGATGAAGGCGGTGAATTATCTAGGTTAGGACAGACAATATTATTCGATTATATAGAAAATTTATCTACACCAGTAATTGCAGCTATAAATGGTTTTGCTTTAGGTGGAGGTTTAGAATTAGCAATGGCTTGTCATTTTAGAATTGCATCTGATAATGCAAAAATGGGGTTACCAGAAGTTTCTTTAGGTGTAATTCCTGGTTATGGAGGCACACAAAGGTTACCACAATTAGTTGGTAAAGGAAAAGCGATGGAATTAATTATGACCGCGGGAATGATTGCTGCAGAAGAAGCAAAAGATTGGGGTTTAGTTAACCACGTAACAACCCAAGAAGAATTATTACCATTAGCAGAAAAACTAGCGAGTAAAATTAATAGAAATTCTTCTTTAGCAATAGGTGCAGCTATAAGAGCTGTAAATGCAAATTTTGAAGATGGTGTAAATGGTTTTGATACAGAAATAGAAGAGTTTGGAGAATGTTTTGGAACCAAAGATTTTAAAGAAGGAACTACTGCATTTTTAGAAAAAAGAAAACCTAATTTTCCAGGAAATTAA
- a CDS encoding PAS domain-containing sensor histidine kinase produces the protein MILLVLLASILILVVTLYQYDEQTKDYNIQRFERKESATKQSIELELKNKTTYPVSTENLSKIFKERIYEISAIHKLNISMYDMNGKLLKSSIANAFEKLDIQPISESILDELAQNSNHKILKAREENGIGYQSSYSYVNDPKFKRIGILELQFTQDNSEIEKELREFMYRLSLVYLLMFLIAIAFAYFLSSYITRSIKTISDKMQQTRLNERNEKIILNAASSEIEILVEAYNNMIDQLEESAVKLARSEREQAWREMAKQVAHEIKNPLTPMRLTVQSFERKFDPEDKDAREKLAEYSQTLIQQIDVMSAIASAFSDFAKMPTQKREKIEVIGVVKLALDIFNEDYVKYLPKEKELYANLDKTQLIRIVTNLVNNASQSVENKENPLIEVKVLSEGNDIKIIVSDNGKGISEEVEDLIFEPKFTTKTSGMGLGLPMIKNIIEAYDGTIYFTSKEGIGTVFTVILPKT, from the coding sequence ATGATTTTATTGGTGTTATTAGCTTCAATATTAATATTGGTTGTAACCCTTTATCAATATGATGAGCAAACAAAAGACTATAATATTCAGCGTTTTGAACGAAAAGAATCTGCAACAAAACAAAGCATAGAATTAGAGCTTAAAAATAAAACCACGTATCCTGTAAGTACAGAAAATTTATCTAAAATTTTTAAGGAACGTATTTATGAAATATCAGCAATACATAAGCTAAATATTTCTATGTATGATATGAATGGTAAGCTGCTAAAATCTTCTATAGCCAATGCTTTTGAGAAGTTAGATATACAACCTATTTCTGAAAGTATTCTTGATGAATTAGCGCAAAATTCTAATCATAAAATATTAAAAGCAAGAGAAGAAAACGGTATTGGTTACCAATCTTCATATTCTTATGTAAACGATCCTAAATTTAAAAGAATAGGTATTTTAGAATTGCAATTTACACAAGACAATTCTGAGATTGAGAAAGAACTAAGAGAGTTTATGTATAGACTTAGTTTGGTCTATCTTTTAATGTTTTTAATTGCAATTGCTTTTGCCTATTTTTTATCAAGTTATATTACACGTTCTATAAAAACAATTTCAGATAAAATGCAACAAACGCGTTTGAATGAGAGGAATGAAAAAATTATTTTAAATGCTGCAAGCTCAGAAATTGAAATTTTAGTTGAAGCGTATAATAATATGATAGATCAGCTAGAGGAAAGTGCTGTAAAATTGGCTAGAAGTGAGCGTGAACAAGCTTGGAGGGAAATGGCAAAACAAGTTGCTCATGAGATTAAAAACCCATTAACACCAATGCGATTAACAGTGCAGAGTTTTGAGCGTAAGTTTGATCCTGAAGACAAAGATGCTAGAGAAAAGTTGGCAGAATATAGCCAAACCTTAATTCAACAAATAGATGTAATGAGTGCTATTGCATCTGCATTTTCAGATTTTGCTAAAATGCCAACTCAAAAAAGAGAAAAGATTGAAGTAATTGGTGTTGTAAAGTTGGCTTTAGATATTTTTAATGAAGATTACGTAAAATATTTACCAAAGGAAAAAGAATTATATGCCAATTTAGATAAAACACAATTAATAAGAATTGTAACTAATCTAGTTAACAATGCTTCACAATCAGTAGAAAATAAAGAAAACCCGTTAATAGAAGTAAAAGTCTTATCCGAAGGAAATGATATAAAAATTATAGTTTCTGATAACGGAAAAGGAATAAGCGAAGAAGTAGAAGATTTAATATTTGAACCTAAATTCACTACAAAAACAAGTGGAATGGGATTAGGCTTACCCATGATAAAAAATATTATTGAAGCTTATGATGGCACTATTTATTTTACATCAAAAGAAGGAATTGGAACTGTTTTTACAGTGATTTTACCAAAAACATAA
- a CDS encoding SemiSWEET family sugar transporter, with translation MIDFYEVIGLIAAFITTASFLPQVYKTWKTKQTEGLSLTMYVTFFIGIVLWLIYGIHLNSLPMILANSITAVSSLFLVIMKLRHK, from the coding sequence ATGATTGACTTTTACGAGGTGATTGGCTTAATTGCTGCATTTATTACAACAGCATCCTTTTTGCCACAAGTTTATAAAACCTGGAAAACAAAACAAACAGAAGGTTTATCTTTAACCATGTACGTTACTTTTTTTATTGGGATCGTTTTATGGTTAATTTACGGAATTCACTTAAATAGTTTACCAATGATTTTAGCCAATTCAATCACAGCAGTTTCCTCTTTATTTTTAGTGATTATGAAATTAAGACATAAATAA
- a CDS encoding class I tRNA ligase family protein produces the protein MQYNHQEIEEKWQKFWAENQTFKASNESEKPKYYVLDMFPYPSGAGLHVGHPLGYIASDIYARYKRHKGFNVLHPQGYDSFGLPAEQYAIQTGQHPAKTTEANIATYRKQLDKIGFSFDWSREVRTSNPAYYKWTQWIFIQLFNSWYNKDSDKAEDVSTLIKIFKKEGNATVNAVADEDIKIFSAEQWKAFSKTAQEEILLQYRLTFLSDTEVNWCPALGTVLANDEIVNGVSERGGHPVVRKKMTQWSMRISAYSQRLIDGLETIDWPQPLKDSQTNWIGRSQGASVTFKVEGSTSKENSEVKLSYKELEALKELRLNLSKAEGTLWDELKNKKGAAKFRKKYRIGAFMVDYVCLAKNIIVEFSGKEDEAARAIYFASEGFNLIRFTNEEVLENVLNVVSKINNTIQFSKPVEKTVSKTDVTSIAVEKSFKIDVFTTRPDTIFGVSFMTLAPEHELVSKITTDAQKSAVETYIKVTAKRSERDRMADVKTISGAFTGAFAIHPFTGKKVPIWIGDYVLANYGTGAVMSVPCGDQRDYDFAKHFNIEIPNIFENVDISEAAHAGKEGTKIANSDFLSGLKYKKAMKLAIFEMEKRGFGEGKINYRLRDAVFSRQRYWGEPFPVYYKDGMPQMIDAKYLPIVLPEVEKYLPTEDGKPPLGNATEWAWDSRANKVVPNEKLKNKTVYPLELNTMPGWAGSSWYFNRYMDSNNEGEFASKEALDYWKEVDLYIGGSEHATGHLLYARFWQKFLFDKGIVPVDEFAKKLINQGMILGTSAFVYKASPFVKNGCSIDTSNDDVLEKIPTVIVSKNLFNSDDEFEAVVKNYLLDKGFLNPNFADLVLIVKTPLHADVSLVNASDELDVEAFKNHPLNAEYKNAAFILEDGVYKVGREVEKMSKSKYNVVNPDAICEEYGADSLRLFEMFLGPLEQAKPWSTSGISGVSSFLKKLWKLYFTEEVLTISDAAPTKDELKVLHKTIKKVEEDIENFSFNTSVSTFMIAVNEFTALKCNKRAILEPLAVLVSPYAPHIAEELWNQLGNKESVSTVDFPVFDAKHLVESAKNYPISFNGKMRFTLELPLDLSKEEIEAAVMANEKTIAQLEGRTPKKVIIVPGKIVNIVG, from the coding sequence ATGCAATATAATCATCAAGAAATAGAAGAGAAATGGCAAAAATTTTGGGCTGAAAACCAAACTTTTAAAGCCAGTAATGAATCGGAGAAACCAAAGTATTATGTGCTAGATATGTTTCCTTATCCTTCAGGAGCAGGTTTACATGTTGGGCATCCTTTAGGTTATATTGCAAGTGATATTTATGCACGTTACAAACGTCATAAAGGGTTTAATGTTTTGCATCCTCAAGGATATGATTCTTTTGGTTTACCAGCAGAACAATATGCAATTCAAACTGGGCAACACCCTGCAAAAACTACAGAAGCAAATATTGCAACCTATAGAAAACAGTTAGATAAAATTGGTTTTTCTTTTGATTGGTCTCGCGAAGTAAGAACTTCTAATCCAGCATATTATAAATGGACACAATGGATTTTTATTCAGCTGTTTAATTCTTGGTACAATAAAGATTCAGACAAAGCAGAAGATGTTTCTACGTTGATTAAAATCTTTAAAAAAGAAGGAAATGCCACTGTAAATGCAGTTGCAGATGAAGATATCAAAATATTTTCTGCGGAGCAATGGAAAGCGTTTTCAAAAACAGCACAAGAAGAAATTTTATTACAATATCGTTTAACATTTTTGTCGGATACAGAAGTAAACTGGTGTCCTGCTTTAGGAACCGTTTTAGCAAACGATGAAATTGTAAATGGCGTTTCAGAACGTGGAGGTCATCCTGTTGTTCGTAAAAAAATGACACAATGGTCTATGCGAATTTCTGCATATTCACAACGTTTAATAGACGGTTTAGAAACGATTGATTGGCCACAACCATTAAAAGATTCTCAAACAAATTGGATTGGTAGAAGCCAAGGAGCAAGTGTTACTTTTAAAGTTGAAGGAAGTACTTCTAAAGAAAATTCTGAAGTAAAACTATCTTATAAAGAACTAGAAGCATTAAAAGAATTACGTTTAAACCTTTCTAAAGCAGAAGGAACTCTTTGGGATGAATTAAAAAATAAAAAAGGCGCGGCAAAATTTAGAAAAAAGTACAGAATTGGTGCTTTTATGGTTGATTATGTGTGTTTGGCTAAAAATATTATTGTAGAATTTTCTGGTAAAGAAGACGAAGCAGCAAGAGCTATTTATTTCGCTAGCGAAGGATTTAATCTTATTCGTTTTACAAATGAAGAAGTTCTAGAAAACGTTTTAAATGTTGTTTCTAAAATTAATAATACAATTCAGTTTTCTAAACCCGTTGAAAAAACGGTTAGTAAAACCGATGTTACGTCTATCGCAGTTGAGAAATCTTTTAAAATAGACGTTTTTACAACAAGACCAGACACTATTTTTGGAGTAAGTTTTATGACGTTAGCTCCAGAACACGAGTTGGTTTCTAAAATTACTACAGACGCTCAAAAATCTGCAGTTGAAACCTATATAAAAGTAACAGCAAAACGTTCTGAGCGTGATAGAATGGCAGATGTAAAAACCATTTCTGGTGCATTTACAGGTGCGTTTGCAATACATCCTTTTACAGGAAAAAAAGTACCAATTTGGATTGGAGATTACGTGTTAGCAAACTATGGCACAGGAGCAGTTATGTCTGTTCCTTGTGGAGATCAACGTGATTATGATTTTGCAAAACATTTTAATATTGAGATTCCTAATATTTTTGAAAATGTAGATATTTCTGAAGCTGCGCATGCAGGTAAAGAAGGAACAAAAATTGCAAATTCAGATTTCTTATCCGGATTAAAGTACAAGAAAGCCATGAAATTAGCCATTTTTGAAATGGAAAAACGTGGTTTTGGTGAAGGAAAAATAAACTACAGATTACGTGATGCTGTTTTTAGCAGACAACGTTATTGGGGAGAACCTTTTCCTGTTTATTATAAAGACGGAATGCCACAAATGATTGACGCAAAATACTTGCCAATTGTGTTGCCAGAAGTAGAAAAATATTTACCAACTGAAGATGGAAAACCACCTTTAGGAAACGCAACAGAATGGGCTTGGGATTCTCGTGCAAATAAAGTGGTGCCTAATGAAAAGTTAAAAAACAAAACGGTGTATCCGTTAGAACTAAACACAATGCCAGGTTGGGCAGGAAGTTCTTGGTATTTTAATAGATATATGGATTCTAATAATGAAGGCGAATTTGCAAGCAAAGAAGCCTTAGATTATTGGAAAGAAGTAGATTTATATATTGGAGGTTCAGAACATGCAACAGGACATTTATTGTACGCTCGTTTTTGGCAAAAATTCTTGTTTGATAAAGGAATTGTTCCTGTAGATGAGTTTGCAAAAAAACTAATTAACCAAGGAATGATTTTGGGAACTTCTGCTTTTGTATATAAAGCAAGTCCTTTTGTGAAAAATGGTTGTAGTATAGATACATCTAATGACGATGTTTTAGAAAAGATACCAACTGTAATTGTTTCTAAGAATTTATTTAATTCTGATGATGAATTTGAAGCCGTTGTTAAAAATTATCTACTAGATAAAGGATTTTTGAATCCGAATTTTGCAGATTTAGTACTGATTGTAAAAACACCTTTACACGCAGATGTTTCTTTAGTAAATGCTTCTGATGAATTAGATGTTGAAGCTTTTAAAAATCATCCTTTAAATGCAGAGTATAAAAATGCAGCATTTATTTTAGAAGATGGAGTTTATAAAGTTGGTAGAGAAGTTGAGAAAATGTCAAAATCTAAATACAATGTGGTAAACCCAGATGCTATTTGTGAGGAGTATGGCGCGGACAGCCTTAGGCTGTTTGAAATGTTTTTAGGCCCTTTAGAACAAGCAAAACCTTGGAGTACCTCAGGTATTTCTGGAGTATCCTCTTTCTTAAAGAAATTATGGAAATTGTATTTTACAGAAGAAGTTCTTACAATTTCTGATGCAGCACCTACAAAAGACGAATTAAAAGTTTTACATAAAACCATTAAAAAAGTAGAAGAAGATATAGAGAATTTCTCTTTTAACACCTCTGTTTCTACGTTTATGATTGCAGTAAATGAGTTTACTGCTTTAAAATGTAACAAACGTGCAATTTTAGAACCATTAGCAGTTTTAGTTTCGCCTTATGCGCCACATATTGCAGAAGAATTATGGAATCAGTTAGGAAATAAAGAAAGTGTTTCTACTGTAGATTTTCCTGTTTTTGATGCAAAACATTTGGTAGAAAGTGCGAAAAATTATCCTATTTCTTTTAACGGAAAAATGCGTTTTACATTAGAGCTTCCACTAGATTTATCTAAAGAAGAAATTGAAGCAGCAGTAATGGCTAATGAAAAAACAATTGCGCAATTAGAAGGTAGAACTCCTAAAAAAGTGATTATTGTTCCTGGTAAAATTGTAAATATAGTTGGCTAG
- a CDS encoding DUF2911 domain-containing protein codes for MKKSILCIAIFAISFLSSNEVVAQEFSKMDVSPMDAAYFPKSYKISDKVVKVTYGRPQLKGRSLDKLAPKDNVWRTGANEAAEITFYKDVTFGGEKVKEGRYTLFTIPGEKEWTVILSTAKNVWGSYFYKQEEDVVRVSGTVSNSDENIEAFSMMFDDEMNLNMGWGNTIVSVTIE; via the coding sequence ATGAAAAAATCAATTTTATGTATCGCTATTTTTGCAATTTCTTTCCTTTCTTCTAATGAAGTTGTTGCTCAAGAATTCTCAAAAATGGATGTAAGTCCAATGGATGCAGCCTATTTTCCTAAAAGTTACAAAATATCAGATAAAGTAGTAAAAGTAACTTATGGAAGACCACAATTAAAAGGAAGAAGTTTAGATAAACTAGCTCCAAAAGATAACGTTTGGAGAACAGGAGCAAACGAAGCAGCAGAAATTACTTTCTACAAAGATGTAACTTTTGGTGGAGAAAAAGTAAAAGAAGGAAGGTATACATTATTTACAATTCCGGGAGAAAAAGAATGGACAGTAATTTTAAGTACAGCAAAAAATGTTTGGGGTTCTTATTTTTATAAACAAGAAGAAGACGTTGTTAGAGTTTCTGGTACAGTTTCTAATTCTGATGAAAACATTGAAGCTTTTTCTATGATGTTTGATGATGAAATGAATTTAAATATGGGCTGGGGAAATACCATAGTTTCTGTTACTATTGAATAA
- a CDS encoding FeoB-associated Cys-rich membrane protein: protein MEMAVNSVVWNDRVSVCSIIYCISNFKLMQEIITYIILFVAVAFLVKKYFFSSKKKKNCSTDCGCH from the coding sequence ATGGAAATGGCCGTTAATTCAGTTGTTTGGAATGACAGGGTTAGCGTATGTAGCATCATTTATTGTATATCAAATTTTAAGTTAATGCAAGAAATTATTACTTATATCATTCTTTTTGTAGCAGTTGCTTTTTTAGTGAAGAAATATTTTTTTTCATCAAAAAAGAAGAAAAATTGTAGTACAGATTGTGGTTGCCACTAA
- the feoB gene encoding ferrous iron transport protein B, producing MSKNDIKVALIGNPNTGKTSLFNQLTGLNQKVGNYPGVTVDKKQGICKLSATQNAIITDLPGTYSINPTSIDESIVLKTLLKKDIKESPDVILVVADVENLKRNLLLFSQIKDLEIPTVLAINMVDQMSRKGITVDLSELKKELNTEVLLISARKNQGIDEVKAAIIRCHVTAKASPLCGVNHKIDPDYFKKLKEISPNYSLYELWLMVTQGNYPDTITKEEKEKLLAFKQDVSKLKKYQHKETIYRYQEINKILKKTYIVDKSKAKDLRSKLDKVFTHKIFGYLIFVFLLLIIFQSIFDLASVPMDFIDRVFAQIADFTKNNLEPGILTDLLAEGIIPGIGGIIIFIPQIAILFLFIAVLEETGYMSRVVFLMDKIMRRFGMNGKSIIPLISGTACAIPAIMATRTIANWKERLITILVTPFTTCSARLPVYAILISLIIPDKKIFGFLNLQGFVLLLLYALGFATAILAAYILHKTLKIKSKSFFVVEMPNYKLPSIKNVAFDVLEKTKSFVFEAGKIILALSVILWFMASNGPESFKNAEKNVIENPIHQQLNDAELQQKIASVKLENSYIGIMGKTIEPAIRPLGYDWKIGIALITSFAAREVFVGTLATIYSVEADDENTTTIKEKMASEVNETGGKRFNFPVGMSLLVFYAFAMQCMATLAIVKRETKTWKWPLIQLFGMTGLAYVASFIVYQILS from the coding sequence ATGTCTAAAAATGATATAAAAGTAGCTTTAATAGGAAATCCTAATACAGGTAAAACCTCACTTTTTAATCAACTTACCGGTTTAAATCAAAAAGTAGGAAATTACCCAGGAGTTACGGTAGATAAAAAACAAGGAATTTGTAAGTTATCTGCTACACAAAATGCAATTATTACAGATTTACCAGGAACTTATAGCATAAATCCAACATCAATAGACGAAAGTATTGTTTTAAAAACCTTATTAAAAAAGGATATTAAAGAATCTCCAGATGTTATTTTAGTAGTTGCAGATGTAGAAAATTTAAAACGAAATCTTTTACTTTTTTCGCAAATTAAAGACTTAGAAATACCCACGGTTTTGGCAATCAATATGGTTGACCAAATGAGTAGAAAAGGAATTACTGTAGATTTATCTGAGTTAAAAAAGGAGCTAAACACAGAAGTTCTTTTAATTAGTGCCAGAAAAAATCAAGGAATTGATGAGGTAAAAGCAGCTATTATTAGGTGTCATGTTACCGCAAAAGCATCGCCTTTATGTGGAGTAAATCACAAAATTGATCCAGATTATTTTAAAAAATTAAAAGAAATTAGTCCTAATTATTCTTTGTATGAATTATGGTTGATGGTTACACAAGGTAATTATCCAGATACTATCACAAAAGAAGAAAAAGAGAAGTTATTAGCCTTTAAACAAGATGTTTCTAAGTTAAAAAAATACCAACACAAAGAAACTATTTATCGATATCAAGAAATAAATAAAATTCTTAAGAAAACTTATATTGTTGATAAAAGTAAAGCAAAAGATTTAAGAAGTAAATTAGATAAAGTTTTTACACATAAAATCTTTGGATATTTAATTTTTGTCTTTTTATTACTAATTATCTTTCAATCAATTTTTGATTTGGCTTCTGTGCCAATGGATTTTATAGACAGAGTTTTTGCACAAATTGCTGACTTCACAAAAAATAATTTAGAACCTGGAATTTTAACAGATTTACTAGCAGAAGGAATAATACCAGGAATTGGTGGTATTATTATTTTTATCCCACAAATTGCTATTTTATTTTTATTTATAGCTGTTTTAGAAGAAACGGGATATATGAGTCGTGTTGTTTTTTTAATGGACAAAATTATGCGACGTTTTGGAATGAACGGAAAAAGTATAATTCCGTTAATTTCTGGAACAGCCTGTGCAATTCCTGCAATTATGGCAACAAGAACTATTGCTAATTGGAAAGAAAGATTAATTACTATTTTAGTAACACCTTTTACAACTTGTTCTGCACGTTTGCCTGTATATGCAATTTTAATATCTCTAATTATTCCTGATAAAAAAATATTTGGGTTTTTAAATTTACAAGGTTTTGTATTGCTATTATTGTACGCTTTAGGTTTTGCAACAGCAATTTTAGCAGCCTATATTTTACACAAAACACTAAAGATAAAATCAAAATCATTTTTTGTAGTTGAGATGCCAAACTACAAATTACCTTCAATAAAAAATGTAGCTTTTGATGTATTAGAAAAAACAAAATCATTTGTTTTTGAAGCAGGTAAAATAATTTTGGCCTTGTCTGTTATTTTATGGTTTATGGCTTCAAACGGACCAGAATCTTTTAAAAATGCTGAGAAAAATGTTATAGAAAACCCTATTCATCAGCAATTAAATGATGCCGAATTACAACAAAAAATTGCTTCTGTAAAACTAGAAAATTCCTATATAGGTATTATGGGAAAAACCATAGAACCCGCAATTAGACCTTTAGGTTATGATTGGAAAATAGGAATTGCATTAATAACTTCTTTTGCAGCTCGTGAAGTATTTGTAGGAACTTTAGCAACCATTTATAGTGTAGAGGCAGATGATGAAAACACAACAACTATAAAAGAGAAAATGGCTTCTGAAGTTAACGAAACAGGAGGAAAACGTTTTAACTTTCCTGTAGGAATGTCTTTATTAGTCTTTTATGCATTTGCAATGCAGTGTATGGCAACTTTAGCCATTGTAAAACGCGAAACTAAAACATGGAAATGGCCGTTAATTCAGTTGTTTGGAATGACAGGGTTAGCGTATGTAGCATCATTTATTGTATATCAAATTTTAAGTTAA
- a CDS encoding FeoA family protein produces the protein MSTIASLHIGEIGYISEEALDFIPLKLLEMGCIPGAEVELVQISPLKDLLYICVNGSHLAIRKETASKIQILKVNL, from the coding sequence TTGAGCACAATAGCATCTTTACATATTGGAGAAATAGGTTATATATCTGAAGAAGCTTTAGATTTTATACCCTTAAAACTGCTAGAAATGGGCTGTATACCCGGTGCAGAAGTGGAGCTGGTTCAGATTTCTCCGCTTAAAGACCTGTTATATATTTGTGTAAATGGAAGTCATTTAGCAATTAGAAAAGAGACAGCGTCTAAAATTCAAATCCTAAAAGTTAATTTGTAA
- a CDS encoding SCO family protein, translating to MDFKFFKKSIPTLIFLVVFSVVGITVFYHLLKQDDRLKIYNPVDVNPRLVDESMLHVQKNHTIADFELLNQNGETITNKNYKDKIYIADFFFTRCQTICIAMAYNMSELQEFYKNDDDILFLSHSVTPVIDSVSVLKEYADRKGVIDGKWNVTTGSKKHIYELARKSYFAVLDEGNGDENDFIHTEQFVLIDKERRIRGFYDGTEKKDMEKLKKDLIFLKEEYAK from the coding sequence ATGGATTTTAAATTCTTTAAAAAATCAATACCTACACTTATTTTTTTAGTAGTATTTTCTGTGGTTGGAATTACCGTTTTTTATCATTTATTAAAACAAGATGATCGATTAAAAATTTACAATCCGGTTGATGTAAATCCACGTTTGGTAGATGAAAGTATGTTGCATGTTCAAAAAAACCATACAATTGCTGATTTTGAATTGTTAAATCAGAATGGAGAAACAATTACCAATAAAAATTACAAAGACAAAATTTACATAGCAGATTTCTTTTTTACACGTTGCCAGACCATTTGTATTGCAATGGCATATAATATGAGTGAATTGCAAGAATTTTATAAAAATGATGATGATATTCTATTTTTGTCTCATTCTGTTACTCCAGTAATCGACAGTGTTTCTGTTCTTAAAGAATACGCAGATAGAAAAGGAGTAATTGATGGAAAATGGAATGTAACTACGGGAAGTAAAAAACACATTTATGAGCTTGCAAGAAAGAGTTATTTTGCTGTTTTAGATGAAGGAAATGGAGATGAAAATGATTTTATTCATACAGAACAATTTGTTTTGATTGATAAAGAAAGACGAATACGTGGTTTTTATGATGGTACAGAAAAAAAAGACATGGAAAAACTAAAAAAAGACCTCATTTTTTTAAAAGAAGAATATGCTAAGTAA